A section of the Dermacoccus nishinomiyaensis genome encodes:
- a CDS encoding lysophospholipid acyltransferase family protein, protein MFPRRDVEDAASRDSTPRDPSACERLMRRLRPAVEGLFGALYRLEVTGRENVPTDGPVVVVANHIGVIDGPLAASLVPRPAHFLVKRAYFVGPLGTLLTRLGQIPVTQRSADREAMTAARGVLAAGGVVGVFPEGTRGDGSVQAVHQGAAFLALGADAQIVPVRLVGTAGRTRGRWPRLRSRLQVRFGPAFRLGDAEAVAGATGRARLAAATEELRARLADHVAG, encoded by the coding sequence ATGTTCCCGCGTCGTGACGTCGAGGATGCCGCGTCGCGTGATTCGACGCCGCGCGATCCGTCCGCGTGTGAGAGGCTCATGCGCCGATTGCGTCCCGCCGTCGAGGGCCTGTTCGGTGCGCTGTACCGCCTCGAGGTGACCGGGCGCGAGAACGTGCCGACTGACGGCCCCGTCGTCGTGGTCGCGAATCATATCGGCGTCATCGACGGCCCGCTGGCCGCGTCGCTCGTGCCGCGCCCGGCGCACTTCCTCGTCAAGCGTGCGTACTTCGTCGGCCCGCTCGGGACGCTGCTGACGCGGCTCGGGCAGATCCCCGTCACGCAGCGCAGCGCCGACCGGGAGGCGATGACGGCGGCGCGCGGCGTCCTGGCGGCGGGTGGTGTCGTCGGCGTGTTCCCCGAGGGCACGCGCGGTGACGGGTCGGTGCAGGCGGTGCACCAGGGCGCCGCGTTCCTCGCGCTCGGTGCGGATGCTCAGATCGTGCCGGTGCGTCTCGTCGGCACGGCCGGGCGCACGCGGGGACGCTGGCCGCGGCTGCGCAGTCGTCTGCAGGTGAGGTTCGGGCCGGCGTTCCGGCTCGGTGACGCCGAGGCGGTGGCGGGCGCGACAGGTCGCGCTCGGCTGGCGGCCGCGACGGAGGAACTGCGTGCCCGCCTCGCCGACCACGTGGCGGGTTGA
- a CDS encoding mycothiol transferase — protein MDAITLMLDLAQRPLDAAGSLRPQLTHEKLNAHPGGHDNSIAWLLWHTAREIDAQVAQLSGDELIWTAQGFDARFGLDVDDDEIGFGHSPEQARAVVVTDVALLFEHLEAVVAAQKAYISSLSAADLDDVVDESWDPPVTRGARLVSCTEDALLHLGQALYVAGMTSLGE, from the coding sequence ATGGATGCCATCACGCTCATGCTCGACCTCGCACAGCGCCCCCTCGACGCGGCCGGGTCCCTGCGCCCGCAGCTGACCCACGAGAAACTCAACGCCCACCCCGGCGGGCACGACAACTCGATCGCATGGCTGCTGTGGCACACCGCGCGCGAGATCGACGCCCAGGTCGCGCAGTTGTCCGGCGACGAATTGATCTGGACGGCACAGGGTTTCGATGCGCGCTTCGGACTCGATGTCGACGATGACGAGATCGGCTTCGGCCACAGCCCTGAGCAGGCGCGGGCGGTCGTCGTCACGGATGTCGCGTTGCTGTTCGAGCACCTCGAGGCGGTCGTGGCGGCTCAGAAGGCGTACATCAGCTCGCTGTCCGCCGCAGACCTCGACGACGTCGTCGATGAGTCGTGGGATCCGCCCGTGACGCGCGGGGCGCGTCTCGTCAGCTGCACGGAGGACGCGCTGCTGCACCTCGGCCAGGCGCTCTACGTCGCCGGCATGACGTCGCTCGGGGAATGA
- a CDS encoding small basic family protein, which produces MLPAIGLAVGLALGLWLHPDVPVWMQPYLPIAVIAALDALFGGLRAALDGIFDDKVFVVSFLSNVVVAAFIVFLGDQLGVGSQLSTGVVVVLGLRIFTNVASIRRHIFKA; this is translated from the coding sequence TTGTTACCTGCCATCGGACTCGCAGTCGGCCTCGCCCTCGGGCTGTGGCTGCACCCCGACGTCCCCGTGTGGATGCAGCCGTACCTGCCGATCGCCGTCATCGCCGCGCTCGATGCGCTGTTCGGTGGTCTGCGCGCGGCGCTCGACGGCATCTTCGACGACAAGGTCTTCGTCGTGTCGTTCCTGTCGAACGTCGTCGTCGCAGCGTTCATCGTCTTCCTCGGCGACCAGCTCGGCGTCGGCAGTCAGCTGTCGACGGGTGTCGTCGTCGTTCTCGGCTTGCGCATCTTCACGAACGTCGCCTCCATCCGTCGTCACATCTTCAAGGCATGA
- a CDS encoding prephenate dehydrogenase, translating to MTLPQRVRVVGTGLLGTSLALALQARGVDVTLADTSPTAAALASDMGAGRVAHAQDEAPDLVVVAAPPDVVVDVVAAELTAWPDATVTDVTSVKNVVVEGVARRCGAERRRFVPGHPMAGRERSGAVAARSDLFEGRTWVICPDGADDARVADVTAVAQVCGAHVVTMSPAAHDEAVAAVSHVPQVAASLVAAQLRELPDDAVALSGQGVRDVTRIAASDPMLWTQILAGNAAAVLPLLEGVRASLDDVIHALSVITSGGDASGGTRGLADAAVVGSTSVAVTPPATPVTQDAVGIRDAVAAPATPGPRAVLAQTIAGGQEGRARIPGKHGAPAQAYASVAVVIPDEPGALGRVFTDVGETGISVEDMRLEHDDAVAAGLLELSVVPLRAQTLVSALSARGWAAHLVETA from the coding sequence GTGACACTGCCGCAGCGCGTGCGCGTCGTCGGCACCGGCCTGCTCGGCACGTCGCTGGCGCTCGCGCTGCAGGCGCGAGGCGTCGACGTCACCCTCGCCGACACCTCGCCGACGGCGGCGGCGCTCGCCTCCGACATGGGCGCCGGCCGCGTCGCGCACGCCCAGGACGAGGCGCCCGACCTCGTCGTCGTCGCCGCGCCGCCTGACGTGGTCGTCGACGTCGTCGCCGCGGAGCTCACAGCGTGGCCGGACGCCACCGTGACGGATGTGACGAGCGTGAAGAACGTCGTCGTCGAAGGGGTGGCACGACGCTGCGGCGCCGAGCGGCGCCGCTTCGTGCCGGGGCATCCGATGGCCGGTCGTGAGCGCAGCGGCGCGGTCGCGGCGCGCTCCGACCTGTTCGAGGGGCGCACCTGGGTCATCTGCCCTGACGGCGCGGACGACGCCCGCGTCGCCGACGTGACAGCCGTCGCGCAGGTCTGCGGGGCACACGTCGTCACGATGAGCCCTGCCGCGCACGACGAGGCCGTCGCCGCCGTCTCGCACGTGCCGCAGGTCGCCGCGAGCCTCGTCGCCGCGCAGCTGCGTGAGCTGCCCGACGACGCCGTCGCTCTCAGCGGGCAGGGCGTGCGCGACGTCACGCGCATCGCGGCGAGCGACCCGATGCTGTGGACGCAGATCCTCGCCGGCAACGCGGCTGCAGTGCTGCCGTTGCTCGAAGGGGTGCGCGCCTCGCTCGACGATGTCATTCACGCCCTGTCGGTCATCACGTCCGGGGGCGATGCATCGGGCGGTACGCGTGGCCTGGCCGATGCGGCGGTCGTAGGCAGCACGTCGGTTGCCGTCACTCCACCGGCCACCCCCGTGACACAGGATGCCGTCGGTATCCGCGATGCGGTTGCCGCTCCCGCCACCCCCGGCCCCCGGGCCGTGCTCGCGCAGACGATCGCTGGTGGCCAGGAGGGTCGTGCGCGCATCCCGGGCAAGCACGGCGCGCCGGCGCAGGCGTACGCGAGCGTCGCCGTCGTCATCCCCGACGAGCCGGGTGCGCTCGGTCGCGTGTTCACGGACGTGGGGGAGACCGGCATCAGCGTCGAGGACATGCGCCTCGAGCACGACGACGCCGTCGCCGCCGGTCTGCTCGAGCTCAGCGTCGTGCCGCTGCGCGCTCAGACCCTCGTCAGCGCGCTCAGCGCGCGGGGGTGGGCCGCCCACCTCGTCGAGACCGCCTAG
- a CDS encoding CDP-alcohol phosphatidyltransferase family protein, which translates to MSETRDPTSRVWTVPNALSMLRLLGVPLFVWLLLAHHDGVGLVVLMIAGFTDYADGKIARRFHMESRLGALLDPAADRLYIAATIVCLAIRGILPLWVVLALVARELFILALAPTVRRHRLPLPPVHFIGKAATFNLLYAFPLLVVAQFDGTVGDVAAPIAWAFVIWGVTLYWLAGLLYAVQVREMVNAVRAPQAAR; encoded by the coding sequence GTGAGCGAGACCCGGGATCCGACGAGTCGCGTGTGGACGGTGCCGAACGCGCTGTCGATGCTGCGGCTGCTCGGGGTGCCCCTGTTCGTGTGGCTGCTGCTCGCCCATCACGACGGTGTGGGTCTCGTCGTCCTCATGATCGCCGGGTTCACCGACTACGCCGACGGCAAGATCGCCCGCAGGTTCCACATGGAATCGCGTCTCGGCGCGCTGCTCGACCCTGCGGCCGACCGGCTCTACATCGCCGCGACGATCGTCTGCCTCGCGATCCGCGGCATCCTGCCGCTGTGGGTCGTGCTCGCCCTCGTGGCGCGCGAGCTGTTCATCCTCGCTCTCGCGCCGACGGTGCGCCGTCACCGGCTGCCGTTGCCGCCCGTGCACTTCATCGGCAAGGCCGCGACGTTCAACCTCCTCTACGCCTTCCCGCTGCTCGTCGTCGCACAGTTCGACGGCACCGTCGGGGATGTCGCCGCTCCCATCGCTTGGGCGTTCGTCATCTGGGGCGTGACGCTGTACTGGCTCGCCGGGCTGCTCTACGCCGTGCAGGTGAGGGAGATGGTCAACGCCGTTCGAGCCCCGCAGGCCGCACGGTGA
- the der gene encoding ribosome biogenesis GTPase Der, with protein sequence MRHDAPAPDESVEQALRVGLEDFDLSDEDRALLSGEVDEDSGYGEADLRPVVAVVGRPNVGKSTLVNRILGRREAVVEDVPGVTRDRVAYDAEWVGRRFTLVDTGGWEVDASGIHLRVAEQAEVAIELADAVMFVVDATVGATDTDEAVVKLLRRSKKPVVLIANKVDDNRSEADAAMLWSLGLGEPYPVSSLHGRGTGDALDAVIDLLPDKTAVAGAYPRGGPRRVALLGRPNVGKSSLLNKLAGEERVVVDNVAGTTRDPVDEYIELGGKTWRFVDTAGIRRRVHQTRGADFYASLRTQTALEKAEVAVVLIDAEQSIAEQDVRVVQQVIDAGRALVIAYNKWDTLDEERRYYLEKEIERELVQVPWAPRVNLSAKTGRHTDRLVPAIEVALDSWDQRIPTGRLNAFLGEVVAAHPHPVRGGKQPRILFATQASTRPPRFVIFASGFIEAGYRRFIERRLREEFGFDGTPIEISVRVREKRKQR encoded by the coding sequence CTGCGCCACGATGCGCCCGCCCCGGACGAGTCGGTCGAGCAGGCGCTGCGCGTCGGGCTCGAGGACTTCGACCTGAGCGACGAGGACCGTGCGCTGCTGTCCGGTGAGGTCGACGAGGACAGCGGCTACGGCGAGGCCGACCTGCGGCCCGTCGTCGCCGTCGTCGGTCGTCCCAACGTCGGCAAGTCGACGCTCGTCAACCGCATCCTCGGGCGCCGTGAGGCCGTCGTCGAGGACGTGCCGGGTGTGACGCGTGACCGCGTCGCCTACGACGCCGAGTGGGTCGGACGCCGGTTCACCCTCGTCGACACCGGCGGGTGGGAGGTCGACGCGAGCGGCATCCACCTGCGCGTCGCCGAACAGGCCGAGGTCGCGATCGAACTCGCCGACGCCGTGATGTTCGTCGTCGACGCCACGGTCGGCGCCACCGACACCGACGAGGCCGTCGTCAAGCTGCTGCGCCGCTCGAAGAAGCCCGTCGTCCTCATCGCGAACAAGGTCGACGACAACCGTTCGGAGGCCGACGCGGCCATGCTGTGGTCGCTCGGCCTCGGTGAGCCGTACCCCGTCTCGTCGCTGCACGGGCGTGGCACCGGTGACGCGCTCGACGCCGTCATCGACCTGCTGCCCGACAAGACCGCCGTCGCCGGCGCGTACCCGCGTGGCGGCCCGCGTCGCGTGGCGCTGCTCGGGCGTCCGAACGTCGGCAAGTCGTCGCTGCTCAACAAGCTCGCGGGGGAGGAGCGCGTCGTCGTCGACAACGTCGCCGGCACGACGCGTGACCCGGTCGATGAGTACATCGAACTCGGGGGCAAGACCTGGCGTTTCGTCGACACCGCCGGCATCCGACGCCGCGTGCACCAGACGCGCGGCGCCGACTTCTACGCCTCCCTGCGCACGCAGACGGCGTTGGAGAAGGCGGAGGTCGCCGTCGTCCTCATCGACGCGGAGCAGAGCATCGCCGAACAGGACGTGCGCGTCGTGCAGCAGGTCATCGACGCCGGCCGCGCGCTCGTCATCGCGTACAACAAGTGGGACACACTCGACGAGGAGCGCCGCTACTACCTGGAGAAGGAGATCGAGCGCGAGCTCGTCCAGGTGCCGTGGGCGCCGCGCGTCAACCTGTCGGCGAAGACGGGACGTCACACCGACCGCCTCGTTCCCGCCATCGAGGTCGCCCTCGACTCGTGGGACCAGCGCATCCCGACGGGTCGGCTCAACGCCTTCCTCGGCGAGGTCGTCGCGGCGCATCCGCACCCGGTACGCGGCGGCAAGCAGCCGCGAATCCTGTTCGCGACGCAGGCCTCGACGCGCCCGCCGCGCTTCGTCATCTTCGCCAGCGGCTTCATCGAGGCCGGGTACCGCCGCTTCATCGAGCGTCGCCTGCGTGAGGAGTTCGGTTTCGACGGGACGCCGATCGAGATCAGCGTGCGCGTGCGCGAGAAGCGCAAGCAGCGCTGA
- a CDS encoding sialate:H+ symport family MFS transporter: MTTPSASERPPRDDAPASDLPWYREVSGPQWKAFWAAWLGYLLDGFDFVIITLVLTEVADEFHLSTVQATTLISAAFVSRWFGGLVLGAVADTIGRRQAMVAAIVTFSVGSALCAVSTGYLMMFVARLLIGFGMAGEYSASATYVIESWPQHLRNKASAFLISGFSIGGVLVAQLYRFVVPAWGWRALFALGLVPIVLALWLRRSLPEPADFEHAKRSGDLDAAPDMFTTLYRGGRAALNVVLTLVVFAALLVIFTGHSSGALMTTVLALMTAATFVWFLVQFEPERWPTALGVTLVVFTVFFFAWPITALLPTYLKTELHLSAATVGDVLFWSGFGTAAGAVLAGFTGDRFGTTRAYWGSLALSIPLLWPIFTMSGSHVVLIGVMLFVQQCFGSGVGGLVPKWMVSWFTLDKRAAGLGFTYNVGALGGAISPVVGAQLAGRMPLGSALMTLSATFTGVVILLVALKFPLRLQRLIRPSAVRPEDGSDIVTRATSQAV; the protein is encoded by the coding sequence ATGACGACGCCATCCGCCTCCGAGCGCCCGCCGCGCGACGACGCGCCCGCGTCCGACCTGCCCTGGTACCGCGAGGTGAGCGGGCCGCAGTGGAAGGCGTTCTGGGCCGCCTGGCTCGGCTACCTGCTCGACGGATTCGACTTCGTCATCATCACGCTCGTGCTGACGGAGGTCGCCGACGAGTTCCACCTGTCGACGGTGCAGGCGACGACGCTCATCAGCGCGGCGTTCGTCTCCCGCTGGTTCGGCGGGCTCGTCCTCGGCGCCGTCGCCGACACGATCGGGCGCCGGCAGGCGATGGTCGCAGCGATCGTGACGTTCTCCGTCGGCTCCGCGCTGTGTGCCGTCTCGACCGGCTACCTCATGATGTTCGTCGCGCGTCTGCTCATCGGGTTCGGCATGGCGGGGGAGTACTCGGCGAGCGCGACGTACGTCATCGAGTCGTGGCCGCAGCACCTGCGCAACAAGGCGTCCGCGTTCCTCATCAGCGGCTTCTCGATCGGCGGGGTGCTCGTCGCGCAGCTGTACCGCTTCGTCGTCCCGGCGTGGGGATGGCGGGCGCTGTTCGCGCTCGGGCTCGTGCCGATCGTCCTCGCACTGTGGCTGCGGCGCTCGCTGCCCGAACCCGCGGACTTCGAACACGCCAAGCGCAGCGGCGACCTCGACGCAGCCCCCGACATGTTCACGACGCTCTACCGCGGCGGTCGCGCGGCGCTCAACGTCGTCCTGACTCTGGTGGTGTTCGCCGCGCTGCTCGTCATCTTCACGGGCCACTCGAGCGGCGCGCTCATGACGACGGTGCTCGCGCTCATGACGGCCGCGACATTCGTGTGGTTCCTCGTCCAGTTCGAACCCGAGCGCTGGCCGACGGCGCTCGGCGTCACGCTCGTCGTGTTCACCGTGTTCTTCTTCGCGTGGCCCATCACCGCGCTGCTGCCGACGTACCTCAAGACGGAGCTGCACCTCAGCGCCGCGACCGTCGGTGACGTGCTGTTCTGGTCCGGTTTCGGTACGGCCGCCGGCGCCGTCCTGGCCGGGTTCACCGGCGACCGCTTCGGCACGACGCGCGCCTACTGGGGCAGCCTCGCCCTGTCGATCCCGCTGCTGTGGCCCATCTTCACGATGAGCGGCTCGCACGTCGTCCTCATCGGCGTCATGCTCTTCGTCCAGCAGTGCTTCGGTTCGGGCGTCGGCGGGCTCGTGCCGAAGTGGATGGTCAGCTGGTTCACGCTCGACAAGCGCGCGGCCGGGCTCGGCTTCACCTACAACGTCGGCGCACTCGGCGGCGCCATCTCACCCGTCGTCGGAGCCCAGCTCGCCGGACGCATGCCACTCGGATCGGCGCTCATGACGCTGTCGGCGACGTTCACCGGCGTCGTCATCCTGCTCGTCGCGCTCAAGTTCCCGCTGCGCCTGCAGCGACTCATCCGCCCGAGCGCCGTGCGCCCCGAGGACGGCAGCGACATCGTCACTCGCGCGACGTCACAGGCGGTCTGA
- a CDS encoding DUF881 domain-containing protein, which yields MTRLHWRRHERPGAAPREVEVRDPAASMALIFDAMRHPIDPSYADSAARREAQGAPARSWRRSPLLIISLLLIGLMVGAAAHALRVPRAVAQDRHAQLVDQIERKQSDNDDASAELTRLRDDVASAQKGALDRQSQAGLKKTLDDATRTAGLAEVRGPGVVMTVSNPDTKDADSADSDPRTGNAADAVTSTDLQQLVNGWWQAGATGIAINGQRVTSMTAIRFAGSAVLVNFRPLTPPYEISVMGPDDMQKTFTGSFADQYAASLRKSGFGVTSNASNDVDLPALDSVHVTHARIVP from the coding sequence GTGACGCGCCTTCACTGGCGCCGCCACGAACGTCCGGGCGCCGCGCCGCGCGAGGTCGAGGTGCGTGACCCCGCGGCGAGCATGGCGCTCATCTTCGATGCGATGCGTCACCCCATCGACCCCTCGTACGCCGACTCGGCGGCGCGCCGCGAGGCTCAGGGCGCGCCTGCGCGCAGCTGGCGACGCTCACCGCTGCTCATCATCTCCCTGCTGCTCATCGGCCTCATGGTCGGCGCGGCCGCGCACGCGCTGCGCGTGCCCCGCGCCGTCGCGCAGGATCGGCACGCACAGCTCGTCGACCAGATCGAGAGGAAGCAGAGCGACAACGACGACGCCTCCGCCGAGCTCACGCGGCTGCGCGACGACGTCGCGTCGGCGCAGAAGGGCGCTCTCGATCGTCAGTCGCAGGCGGGGCTGAAGAAGACGCTCGACGACGCGACGCGGACGGCGGGCCTCGCCGAGGTTCGCGGCCCGGGCGTCGTCATGACGGTGTCGAACCCCGACACCAAGGACGCCGACTCGGCTGACAGCGATCCACGCACCGGGAACGCCGCGGACGCGGTCACCTCGACCGACCTGCAGCAGCTCGTCAACGGGTGGTGGCAGGCCGGCGCCACCGGTATCGCCATCAACGGCCAGCGCGTCACGTCGATGACGGCGATCCGGTTCGCGGGCTCGGCCGTCCTCGTCAACTTCCGCCCGCTCACGCCGCCGTACGAGATCAGCGTCATGGGACCAGACGACATGCAGAAGACCTTCACCGGCTCGTTCGCCGACCAGTACGCCGCGAGTCTGCGCAAGTCCGGTTTCGGCGTGACGAGCAACGCCTCGAACGACGTCGACCTGCCCGCCCTCGACAGCGTGCACGTCACGCACGCCCGCATCGTTCCCTGA
- a CDS encoding DUF2207 family protein, whose amino-acid sequence MFGWNHDYEYVGVTPGMRPADGVGEVRRVKGAKEWSGEPAVQFHPPQGVSAAMAGTVVDGSVDSQDIGAMMIDLSLRGWFRIEKLQPADGSAPAASPAPTSRRGAKAPQGDWVFIQNEFPGGDVITQVEADFLNALFPPGVRYVTLPQMKAQLRGPLRDIADGMYRETIHRGWYERDPRRKGFLGMGRSPRTADGTAVRIQTLGFKKYIATAEAKQIKFEEAADLFNRYLPYAMVFGLADRWAGVIGEVAKMAQLEGFGNIMGDIASDPFFWMFYGDDLVFLGAEAIGGMADLLSGADGLFDLGGLTDGLGDVFGSIGDAVGDIFDF is encoded by the coding sequence GTGTTCGGTTGGAACCACGACTACGAGTACGTCGGCGTCACCCCCGGCATGCGCCCGGCGGACGGCGTGGGCGAGGTGCGCCGCGTCAAGGGTGCGAAGGAGTGGTCGGGTGAGCCGGCCGTGCAGTTCCATCCGCCGCAGGGCGTGAGCGCGGCGATGGCAGGCACCGTCGTCGACGGGTCGGTCGACTCGCAGGACATCGGCGCCATGATGATCGACCTGTCGCTGCGCGGCTGGTTCCGCATCGAGAAGCTGCAGCCCGCTGACGGTTCGGCGCCCGCAGCGTCGCCGGCGCCGACGTCGAGGCGGGGTGCCAAGGCGCCGCAGGGTGACTGGGTGTTCATCCAGAATGAGTTTCCTGGCGGCGACGTCATCACGCAGGTCGAGGCCGACTTCCTCAACGCCCTGTTCCCGCCCGGCGTCCGTTACGTGACGCTGCCGCAGATGAAGGCGCAGTTGCGGGGGCCGTTGCGCGACATCGCCGACGGTATGTACCGCGAGACGATTCATCGGGGCTGGTACGAGCGAGACCCGCGCCGCAAGGGTTTCCTGGGGATGGGGCGCTCGCCGCGCACCGCCGACGGCACTGCGGTGCGCATCCAGACGCTCGGGTTCAAGAAATACATCGCGACGGCCGAGGCCAAGCAGATCAAGTTCGAGGAAGCGGCCGACCTGTTCAACCGCTACCTGCCGTACGCCATGGTCTTCGGTCTCGCCGACCGGTGGGCGGGCGTCATCGGTGAGGTCGCGAAGATGGCGCAGCTCGAGGGCTTCGGCAACATCATGGGCGACATCGCCTCTGACCCGTTCTTCTGGATGTTCTACGGCGACGACCTCGTCTTCCTCGGCGCGGAGGCGATCGGCGGAATGGCCGACCTGCTCTCGGGCGCCGACGGGCTGTTCGACCTCGGCGGCCTGACGGACGGTCTCGGCGACGTCTTCGGCTCGATCGGTGACGCCGTCGGCGACATCTTCGACTTCTGA
- the cmk gene encoding (d)CMP kinase yields MTSVANGIRVAIDGPSGSGKSSVSKKVAAHLGIGYLDTGAMYRALTWYCLDRGIDLDDLGAVAEAVTAMPLEMGTDPSAPSISMGGTRIDTDIRTTRIAEVVSKVATNLQVRPKLQQRQRELMAQIAADQGGVVAEGRDITTVVAPDADVRILMVASEAARLARRSKELHGGADDAAIAATRTQIVDRDKADSTVSSFMSAADGVVTLDTSDLTFQQSVEAVLTLVERARG; encoded by the coding sequence ATGACGAGCGTGGCGAACGGCATCCGGGTAGCGATCGACGGGCCCTCAGGTTCGGGCAAGTCGAGTGTGAGCAAGAAGGTGGCGGCGCACCTCGGCATCGGCTACCTCGACACGGGCGCGATGTATCGCGCGCTCACCTGGTACTGCCTCGATCGGGGCATCGACCTCGACGACCTGGGCGCCGTCGCGGAAGCCGTCACCGCGATGCCGCTCGAGATGGGCACCGACCCGAGCGCGCCGTCGATCAGCATGGGGGGTACGCGCATCGACACGGACATCCGCACGACGCGCATCGCCGAGGTCGTCTCGAAGGTCGCGACCAACCTGCAGGTGCGCCCGAAGCTGCAGCAGCGTCAGCGTGAGCTGATGGCGCAGATCGCCGCGGACCAGGGTGGCGTCGTCGCCGAGGGGCGCGACATCACGACGGTCGTCGCGCCCGACGCGGACGTGCGCATCCTCATGGTCGCGAGCGAGGCCGCACGGCTCGCGCGCCGCTCGAAGGAGCTGCACGGCGGCGCGGACGATGCCGCCATCGCGGCGACGCGGACGCAGATCGTCGACCGCGACAAGGCCGACTCGACCGTCTCGTCGTTCATGAGCGCTGCGGACGGGGTCGTCACGCTCGACACCAGCGACCTGACGTTCCAGCAGTCCGTCGAGGCGGTGCTGACGCTCGTCGAACGGGCGCGCGGCTGA
- a CDS encoding G1 family glutamic endopeptidase has protein sequence MSIRHRTLASASVVAAIAALSAPSAMAGASHPAQPAASATSKNAAPKKATPKSAGAKNVTATPSSARHVSTATKGSTKPATMRGAKSTPTTRARAAHAAPKQATPDSSVMVRPKATVRPAPVKPAAYANWAGYRASIAGPESIHGTWIVPKASWPGRDGYSAMWVGLGGGTAKQGELVQAGTEFDVVCTAVTRGHCTKWKTSYYPWIETYPSRAQERITNLAVAPGDAVEVTVRYAAKEGRSYFTLCNWRTNDCVGTDRTSAAPRGVAEAVLERTSGADGRARALANVGSPTFSSVYAKGKDGTRNLAGWPSTRITMSTGAALAVPSGISRTGDTFSVSYRRPA, from the coding sequence TTGTCCATCCGCCACCGCACGCTCGCCTCCGCGAGCGTCGTCGCAGCCATCGCCGCGCTGAGCGCGCCGTCCGCCATGGCGGGTGCTTCGCACCCCGCCCAGCCCGCCGCGAGTGCCACGTCGAAGAACGCTGCGCCGAAGAAGGCGACGCCGAAGAGCGCCGGCGCGAAGAACGTGACCGCGACGCCCTCGTCAGCGCGCCATGTCTCCACCGCGACGAAGGGTTCGACGAAGCCGGCGACGATGCGTGGGGCCAAGAGCACGCCCACGACGAGGGCGCGAGCTGCGCACGCCGCGCCCAAGCAGGCGACGCCCGACAGCAGCGTCATGGTCCGCCCGAAGGCGACGGTGCGCCCGGCGCCCGTCAAGCCCGCCGCGTACGCGAACTGGGCGGGATACCGGGCGAGTATCGCCGGCCCTGAGAGCATCCACGGCACCTGGATCGTGCCCAAGGCATCGTGGCCGGGGCGCGACGGGTACTCGGCCATGTGGGTCGGGCTCGGCGGAGGCACCGCGAAGCAGGGCGAGCTCGTGCAGGCAGGAACGGAGTTCGATGTCGTCTGCACCGCCGTCACGCGCGGGCACTGCACGAAGTGGAAGACGAGCTATTACCCGTGGATCGAGACCTACCCGAGCCGCGCGCAGGAACGCATCACGAACCTGGCGGTCGCGCCCGGCGATGCGGTCGAGGTGACGGTGCGCTACGCGGCGAAGGAAGGCCGTTCGTACTTCACGCTGTGCAACTGGCGCACGAACGACTGCGTCGGCACGGACCGCACGAGTGCGGCACCGCGCGGCGTGGCCGAAGCGGTGCTCGAACGCACGAGCGGCGCGGACGGCCGGGCCCGCGCGCTCGCGAACGTCGGTTCCCCCACCTTCTCCAGCGTCTACGCCAAGGGCAAGGACGGCACGCGCAACCTCGCCGGTTGGCCGTCGACACGCATCACGATGAGCACCGGCGCCGCACTCGCCGTCCCCAGCGGGATCAGCCGCACGGGTGACACGTTCTCCGTGAGCTACCGCCGCCCGGCTTGA